A single genomic interval of Apis cerana isolate GH-2021 linkage group LG14, AcerK_1.0, whole genome shotgun sequence harbors:
- the LOC108001039 gene encoding zinc finger-containing ubiquitin peptidase 1 isoform X3 — translation MMAFIDDDSLVDDRRHDECRGPCPSPTMSPSPPLLQNGWSSSFSPRAKQQQEILKSEPQIPSSNMNNNNNNNNIGNVNNDNFSVIEGAAGHGSPLRSGLNLQLRSHASPKLPVQECPMCPYSSDNPSRLEEHINRQHFDLTSPSFPPESPPSRDGVFNCPLCITSFPNSSDLELHVNIEHKDILSPANGAASQMAQATIGSDTPACPVCFSTSFKSNDELTAHIEEHFSKKCTPSPITPDLSTDRMLAKDMERLEKELRKLREQREFELLRAQYGMDNQGNFREQSVTNMQRAVYSGEMTIADYYERQTELRVAESSGIDDGSSCTRGLVPKIRAVSQACSNVLSTWMCSTVDHYATTYGDKGWGCGYRNLQMLISSLLQHTGYNELVYKAWNSGLDSGSSTKNPLRSSIPSISRLQKMIEWAWAQGFDTQGAEQLGGKLVNTRKWIGPTEVVILLSSLRIKCQLIDFYTPTNSDGGHPEMFNWVLQYFQRCDDFKPPLYLQHQGHSRTIIGVEQLRDGSITMLVLDPSHSPPQMAQFNNTSSALGAMRLVRKSIAAMKARQYQVVAVTGIMETDLEYHESKVLRLIRVPQDR, via the exons ATGATGGCATTTATTGATGATGATTCATTAGTGGATGATAGAAGACATGATGAATGTCGTGGTCCATGTCCTTCTCCAACCATGTCTCCAAGTCCTCCGCTTCTTCAAAATGGTTGGAGTAGTTCGTTTAGTCCTCGTGCTAAGCAGCAacaagagatattaaaatcagaGCCACAAATTCCTAGttctaatatgaataataataacaacaacaataacattGGGAATGTTAATAATG ataatttttcaGTTATAGAAGGTGCAGCTGGACATGGATCTCCACTGCGTTCAGGCCTAAATTTACAATTGCGTTCTCATGCTTCACCAAAACTTCCAGTTCAAGAATGTCCTATGTGTCCCTACAGTTCTGACAACCCATCAAGGCTAGAAGAGCATATCAACAGACAACATTTTGATCTTACTTCGCCGTCCTTTCCACCTGAATCTCCACCATCTCGTGATGGTGTTTTTAACTGCCCTTTATGCATTACGTCTTTTCCAAATTCTTCTGATCTTGAATTACATGTTAATATAGAgcataaagatatattaag TCCTGCAAATGGTGCAGCTTCCCAAATGGCTCAAGCGACCATTGGTAGTGATACACCTGCATGCCCAGTTTGCTTTAGTACCTCGTTTAAAAGCAATGATGAATTGACTGCACATATTGAAGAACATTTCAGTAAAAAGTGTACTCCATCCCCTATAACTCCGGATTTATCTACTGATAGAATGTTAGCAAAAGATATGGAAAGACTTGAAAAGGAGCTCAGAAAATTACGCGAACAACGTGAATTTGAATTGTTAAGAGCTCAATATGGGATGGACAATCAGGGAAATTTTAGGGAACAAAGTGTTACCAATATGCAGCGGGCTGTATATTCAGGAGAAATGACGATTGCTGATTATTACGAAAGACAAACTGAACTCAGAGTAGCTGAAAGTAGCGGTATCGATGATGGCAGCTCCTGTACACgcg GATTAGTTCCCAAAATACGAGCTGTCAGTCAAGCATGTAGTAATGTATTAAGCACCTGGATGTGTTCTACTGTAGACCATTATGCTACTACTTATGGAGACAAAGGATGGGGATGTGGTTACAGAAATTTGCAAATGTTAATTTCATCACTTTTACAACATACAGGGTATAATGAGTTAGTTTATAAAGCATGGAATTCTGGTTTGGATAGTGGTAGTTCTACCAAGAATCCATTACGAAGTTCAATACCGTCGATCTCTAGACTTCAGAAAATGATAGAGTGGGCTTGGGCTCAAGGTTTTGATACCCAAGGAGCAGAACAATTGGGAGGAAAATTGGTGAATACTAGAAAATGGATTGGTCCTACAGAAGTagtcatattattatctagtTTGAGAATAAA aTGTCagttaatagatttttatacacCAACTAATTCTGATGGTGGACATCCTGAAATGTTTAATTGGGTTTTACAATATTTCCAACGTTGCGATGATTTTAAGCCACCTCTTTATTTACAGCATCAAG GTCATAGTAGAACAATAATAGGAGTAGAACAATTAAGAGATGGTTCAATAACAATGCTAGTACTCGATCCAAGCCATAGCCCACCACAAATGGCACAATTTAACAATACAAGTAGTGCACTCGGTGCAATGCGTTTGGTGCGAAAATCGATTGCAGCGATGAAAGCAAGACAGTATCAAGTTGTTGCCGTTACCGGTATTATGGAAACTGATTTAGAATATCAT GAAAGCAAAGTGTTACGTTTAATTCGTGTACCACAAGATAGGTGA